The proteins below are encoded in one region of Planctopirus limnophila DSM 3776:
- a CDS encoding prolipoprotein diacylglyceryl transferase: MLQVLFRIPWDHLTIGGVEIPTFGLGIVLFAWALLGTAIVGRMAWQGRVSDLLRDPLAVGIWGAAGVAIWMAPTIGPKFAPEGIPFFGYGLMLFIGFTTAVFLATRRAAEQGLPPEKIWDLAVAIFIPGLIGARLFFAVQYPEKVFTGRTLLENVLSFVNLSQGGIVLFGGLLMGTVAYFVFCYWNRIDPLRLADIITPSIFVGVGFGRIGCLLNGCCYGDVCHLPFAIQFPGSSVTYSEFVYRGVISPVELATPWLQPTQIYSAIDGFIIALAAYLYYPYRTRHGAVFGLAVLTYSITRYLIELLRSDEEGQFSTSLTISQWVSLGVGICVCALLVYVFFCAQKLQRKRLTESVPG; encoded by the coding sequence ATGCTCCAGGTCTTGTTCCGTATCCCCTGGGATCATCTGACGATTGGGGGCGTGGAGATTCCCACCTTTGGGTTGGGGATTGTGCTCTTCGCCTGGGCCTTATTGGGAACGGCTATTGTTGGTCGCATGGCGTGGCAAGGCCGGGTCTCTGACCTGCTTCGAGATCCACTGGCAGTGGGAATCTGGGGAGCAGCGGGAGTGGCGATCTGGATGGCTCCCACGATTGGGCCGAAGTTTGCGCCAGAGGGGATCCCGTTTTTTGGTTACGGGCTGATGCTGTTTATCGGCTTTACGACGGCCGTTTTTCTGGCAACCAGGCGAGCGGCAGAGCAGGGGTTACCACCTGAAAAAATCTGGGATCTGGCTGTGGCGATTTTTATTCCCGGGTTAATTGGTGCCCGTCTGTTCTTTGCTGTCCAGTATCCCGAGAAGGTTTTTACGGGTCGTACGCTGCTGGAAAATGTGCTGTCGTTTGTGAATTTATCCCAGGGAGGAATTGTCCTCTTTGGCGGGTTATTGATGGGCACAGTCGCCTATTTTGTGTTCTGTTACTGGAACCGGATTGATCCACTTCGGCTGGCTGACATCATCACACCATCGATTTTTGTGGGCGTCGGTTTTGGTCGCATTGGCTGTCTGCTCAATGGTTGCTGTTACGGAGACGTCTGTCATCTCCCCTTTGCCATTCAGTTTCCAGGCTCGAGTGTTACCTACAGTGAATTCGTGTACCGGGGTGTCATCAGTCCTGTTGAATTGGCCACTCCCTGGCTGCAACCAACGCAAATCTACAGTGCGATTGATGGATTTATTATCGCTTTGGCAGCGTATTTGTACTATCCGTACCGCACCCGGCATGGCGCCGTCTTTGGCCTGGCGGTGCTGACGTATTCCATCACACGCTATCTGATTGAACTCCTGCGAAGCGACGAAGAGGGGCAATTTTCGACCTCGCTGACGATTTCGCAATGGGTAAGTTTAGGTGTGGGAATTTGTGTTTGTGCACTTTTGGTATATGTGTTCTTCTGTGCACAAAAGTTG
- the panC gene encoding pantoate--beta-alanine ligase — translation MRVVETIAECRKELSKLRQFGGRTGFVPTMGALHAGHVSLMEICRPQVEISVASIFVNPTQFAPTEDLSRYPRPLEHDLELCRASGVDLVFVPTVAEMYPPLAQTTVSVSTLTTLWEGQLRPTHFQGVTTVVTKLFNIVQPQVAFFGQKDYQQQAILRRMVQDLDQPVKIRTCSTIRESDGLAMSSRNAYLTSEQRSQATQIFRGLAKSESLWQAGERSPAVLEHAIKTTIAEVSALDIDYVAIVDPETLKLLDTIDTGAVALVACRLGTTRLIDNLLLGNARQIVESD, via the coding sequence GTGAGGGTTGTCGAGACGATTGCCGAATGTCGCAAGGAGTTATCTAAGCTGCGGCAATTTGGAGGACGAACCGGGTTTGTACCCACCATGGGAGCGCTCCATGCCGGCCATGTCAGCTTGATGGAGATCTGTCGCCCACAGGTGGAGATTTCAGTCGCCAGTATCTTCGTCAATCCGACCCAGTTTGCACCCACGGAAGATTTGAGTCGTTATCCGCGACCCCTGGAACATGATCTGGAATTGTGTCGAGCAAGTGGTGTGGATCTGGTCTTTGTGCCGACTGTGGCAGAAATGTATCCGCCACTCGCTCAGACCACGGTGTCGGTCTCCACTCTAACCACTCTCTGGGAAGGGCAATTGCGGCCCACACATTTTCAGGGTGTGACCACGGTCGTGACAAAACTCTTCAATATTGTTCAGCCCCAAGTCGCTTTCTTTGGACAGAAGGATTATCAGCAGCAGGCGATTCTCCGGAGGATGGTGCAGGATCTGGATCAGCCTGTCAAAATCCGCACTTGCAGCACGATTCGAGAATCTGATGGCCTGGCAATGAGCAGTCGCAATGCTTATCTGACCAGCGAGCAGCGATCTCAGGCCACTCAGATTTTTCGTGGTCTCGCGAAATCGGAAAGCCTCTGGCAGGCTGGTGAGCGATCCCCAGCCGTGCTGGAACATGCCATTAAAACAACAATTGCTGAAGTCTCGGCACTCGACATCGATTATGTCGCTATTGTCGATCCCGAAACATTAAAACTACTGGATACGATTGATACTGGAGCTGTGGCCCTGGTGGCCTGCCGATTAGGAACCACCCGGCTAATTGATAATCTGCTCCTGGGGAATGCGAGACAGATTGTTGAGAGTGATTGA
- a CDS encoding DUF1571 domain-containing protein, whose amino-acid sequence MWLVIDRPSGARFVRASLLTGCIGLLLLAVSGQTLAQQAPAAVNTAAEISEAHPLAPALKLAYESREALKDVVDYDATFSKRELINGKLKPQVCYVRIRKQPFSVYMKFIKPNEGREVIFVEGQNKNMLQGHETGVLSMIGTVSLPIDGPDAMAENRYPITMLGIHSLLDQVIKQWESEARYGEVEVNFYRNAKLGKDINVEVIESTHPKPRNQFRFHMTRLFLDKATRLPLRVEQYGFPQSGDQSPPLVEEYSYVSLRTNLGLKNIDFSVDNPQYKFK is encoded by the coding sequence ATGTGGTTGGTTATCGATAGACCGTCGGGCGCTCGTTTTGTCAGGGCCAGTCTGCTGACTGGCTGTATTGGATTACTTTTGCTGGCAGTTTCAGGCCAGACTCTGGCACAGCAAGCCCCGGCGGCAGTCAATACCGCAGCAGAAATCAGTGAAGCCCACCCTCTGGCACCTGCCTTAAAGCTCGCTTATGAATCTCGCGAAGCGCTGAAGGATGTGGTTGATTACGACGCGACATTCAGCAAGCGGGAATTGATTAACGGAAAACTGAAGCCACAAGTCTGCTATGTTCGCATTCGCAAGCAGCCTTTCAGTGTCTACATGAAGTTCATCAAGCCCAATGAAGGGCGTGAGGTGATCTTTGTCGAGGGGCAGAACAAGAATATGCTGCAGGGCCATGAGACGGGCGTCCTGTCGATGATCGGGACGGTTTCACTCCCGATTGATGGCCCCGACGCCATGGCTGAAAATCGCTATCCCATTACCATGCTCGGCATTCATAGCCTGCTGGATCAGGTCATCAAGCAGTGGGAGAGTGAAGCCCGATACGGTGAGGTCGAGGTGAATTTCTATCGGAATGCCAAACTGGGCAAAGACATCAATGTGGAGGTGATCGAGTCCACGCACCCCAAGCCTCGGAATCAGTTTCGATTTCACATGACGAGGCTGTTTCTCGATAAAGCCACCAGGCTGCCACTTCGAGTCGAGCAGTATGGGTTTCCCCAGTCGGGCGATCAGTCTCCACCGCTGGTCGAAGAGTATTCTTATGTTTCGTTGAGAACGAATCTGGGGCTGAAAAACATCGATTTTTCGGTGGATAATCCGCAGTACAAATTCAAGTGA
- a CDS encoding DUF1570 domain-containing protein: MIRPHMLACSTCLVCWLAGLFPMVLRGDDWKSRHEAGDLSIFAEFPLRDVQGLVDELAALQGEIEATLRLKANDQPIEIYLFASRGSYVNHVSVRVPNAVNRRALYVQGKDAGRIYAYRHREMDIDVRHEATHAILHNCLPFVPLWLDEGLAEYFEVRQAERKSQNPHHSSTKWVRRFGGRPDLVALEKKRNLTDFDGGDYRDAWSVVHFMLHGPPAARKILDEYFETISEGGVPQSFSQAFPAQLGNWGSLYAQHFR, from the coding sequence ATGATTCGGCCTCACATGCTCGCCTGCTCTACCTGCCTGGTCTGCTGGCTGGCAGGTTTGTTTCCCATGGTGCTGCGCGGCGATGATTGGAAGTCTCGTCATGAAGCGGGGGATCTCTCCATTTTCGCTGAGTTTCCCTTGAGAGATGTGCAGGGGCTCGTGGATGAATTGGCTGCACTCCAGGGAGAGATCGAAGCGACGTTAAGGCTCAAGGCCAATGATCAGCCGATTGAGATCTATCTTTTTGCCAGTCGCGGGTCGTACGTGAATCACGTTTCGGTCCGAGTTCCGAATGCCGTCAATCGTCGGGCATTGTACGTGCAAGGAAAAGACGCCGGACGAATCTATGCCTATCGTCATCGAGAGATGGATATCGATGTGAGGCATGAGGCCACGCATGCTATTTTGCACAATTGTTTGCCATTTGTACCTCTCTGGCTGGATGAGGGATTAGCGGAGTATTTTGAAGTCAGGCAAGCGGAACGCAAGTCGCAGAATCCTCACCACTCATCGACAAAATGGGTTCGCCGATTTGGTGGACGTCCTGATCTGGTCGCTCTGGAAAAGAAGAGAAATCTCACGGACTTTGATGGAGGGGATTATCGAGACGCGTGGTCTGTTGTGCACTTCATGCTCCACGGGCCACCCGCAGCCCGCAAGATTCTCGATGAGTACTTTGAGACCATCAGTGAAGGGGGCGTACCCCAGTCTTTCAGTCAGGCATTTCCAGCTCAGCTTGGCAATTGGGGCAGCTTATATGCTCAGCATTTCCGTTGA
- the pckA gene encoding phosphoenolpyruvate carboxykinase (ATP), with amino-acid sequence MSSMTIENMDLSHHGITVKTVIRNASPSRLYEEAIRFDPGTSISSTGALMAYSGDKTGRSPQDKRIVKHPQSEADVWWGPVNFALEERAYLINRERAIDYLNTQSRLYVVDAYAGWDPRQRLKIRVICSRPYHALFMHTMLIRPTDEELETFGTPDFVIYNSGRFPANRFTTGMTSRTSVDLSLERGEIVILGTEYAGEMKKGVFTVMNYLLPRRGVLSMHCSATEDKKTGSSSVLFGLSGTGKTTLSADPKRLLIGDDEHGWGDKGIFNIEGGCYAKAIYLSKESEPEIFQALRFGAVLENVVYDDAHRHVDFDNASITQNTRGAYPLEYIEGAKIPAMSGHPEHVIFLTCDAFGVMPPVSKLTTEEAMYHFVSGYTAKVAGTEMGVKEPQATFSPCFGGPFLVWKPARYAELLADKIRKHSVKVWLVNTGWAGGGYGVGKRIKLAYTRKIIDSIHDGSLNNAPTAADPFFGIQAVTQIEGLPDELLTPRRIWNDEVAYETAARKLKQLFDENYQAISEGRVSSSMEG; translated from the coding sequence ATGTCTTCGATGACCATTGAGAACATGGATCTTTCACACCATGGGATTACTGTCAAAACGGTGATCCGAAATGCCAGTCCGTCTCGCTTGTACGAAGAGGCAATACGCTTTGACCCGGGAACATCCATCAGCAGCACTGGCGCGCTGATGGCTTACTCCGGAGATAAAACCGGTCGGTCTCCGCAAGACAAGCGAATCGTCAAGCACCCGCAATCGGAAGCGGATGTCTGGTGGGGCCCGGTCAATTTTGCTCTGGAAGAGCGGGCCTATCTGATCAATCGAGAGCGAGCCATCGATTATCTGAACACCCAGTCGAGGCTTTATGTTGTCGATGCCTATGCGGGCTGGGATCCCCGGCAACGACTGAAAATTCGCGTCATCTGTTCGCGGCCGTACCATGCCTTGTTCATGCACACCATGCTCATTCGGCCGACTGACGAAGAGCTTGAGACCTTTGGTACTCCCGATTTCGTGATCTACAACTCCGGGCGATTCCCTGCCAATCGCTTCACCACCGGCATGACGAGTCGGACAAGCGTTGACCTGAGCCTCGAACGTGGCGAAATCGTCATTCTCGGTACGGAATACGCCGGTGAAATGAAAAAAGGCGTTTTCACAGTCATGAACTATCTGCTCCCCAGGCGGGGTGTGCTTTCCATGCATTGCTCAGCCACTGAAGACAAAAAGACGGGGAGTTCCTCTGTCCTCTTTGGTCTCTCTGGCACGGGAAAAACAACACTCTCAGCAGACCCCAAGCGTCTGCTGATTGGCGATGATGAACATGGCTGGGGCGACAAGGGAATTTTCAATATCGAGGGTGGGTGCTACGCGAAAGCCATTTACCTTTCAAAAGAGAGTGAACCCGAAATCTTTCAGGCCTTGCGCTTTGGGGCTGTGCTCGAAAACGTCGTTTACGACGATGCGCACCGGCATGTCGACTTCGACAATGCCAGCATCACTCAGAACACCCGCGGTGCTTACCCTCTCGAATACATTGAAGGGGCCAAGATCCCCGCGATGAGTGGGCATCCCGAGCACGTCATCTTCCTGACCTGTGATGCCTTCGGTGTGATGCCTCCTGTCAGCAAGCTGACCACAGAAGAGGCGATGTACCATTTTGTCAGTGGCTACACGGCCAAGGTGGCTGGTACGGAAATGGGCGTCAAAGAACCCCAGGCGACATTCTCGCCCTGCTTTGGCGGGCCTTTCCTCGTCTGGAAGCCTGCTCGTTATGCCGAACTTCTGGCTGATAAGATCCGCAAGCATTCCGTGAAGGTCTGGCTCGTCAACACAGGCTGGGCCGGTGGAGGCTATGGCGTCGGCAAAAGAATCAAGCTGGCCTACACTCGAAAAATCATTGATTCGATTCATGATGGCAGCTTGAACAATGCCCCCACTGCTGCAGATCCGTTCTTTGGGATCCAGGCTGTCACGCAGATTGAAGGACTGCCTGACGAACTGCTGACACCCCGGCGGATCTGGAACGATGAGGTGGCCTACGAAACCGCCGCCAGGAAGCTTAAGCAACTGTTCGATGAAAACTACCAGGCGATTTCCGAGGGGAGAGTCTCCTCATCGATGGAAGGTTGA
- a CDS encoding cytochrome P450 codes for MVDVRSQWSVVGDFVPTHANSHKDGLASGTLMEFPADPIACMQRLFREQGDYATLHGDGQKLSFVFCAEGNHQVLSDPVNFHSRFFALRGGRNSPQRRLSSGLLSMNGEEHRRNRRLVMDAFSKRAVPLYASTIVNLTEELLSKWEPGQTVDINHEMTEFMLRVTSSILFGVDNPEMAYRIGRMTDQWVRMNHEAGIGAMISSPETAERYNELLGFAAELDAEIAAMIDLRRHKKTSSHDALSMLLAAHDGEGSITDEQLIGHTALLFAASHLTTAHTFAWTIFLLSQHPRVMTDLHRELETLEGAAPLGAALDRLDLTERVIKESMRCLPASAYSQRFSTCQQKLGNLELCTGETVIFSQFMTHHRSDLYVDPYAFQPDRWKTISPSPYAYLPFGAGPRMCIGAALGMLILKTVMPMLLSRFKFQLQPYAEISGKVISTMLGPITPVPMTIEAQDGKFESVPVRGNIGELVDLNDYASNQSQAA; via the coding sequence ATGGTTGACGTTCGTTCACAATGGTCTGTTGTTGGGGATTTCGTGCCGACCCATGCCAACTCTCACAAGGATGGTCTGGCCTCCGGAACACTCATGGAGTTCCCTGCCGATCCGATTGCCTGTATGCAGAGGCTGTTCCGGGAGCAGGGCGATTATGCAACTTTGCATGGTGATGGGCAGAAGCTGAGTTTTGTCTTTTGTGCCGAGGGGAATCACCAGGTCTTGAGTGATCCCGTCAACTTCCACTCCCGATTCTTTGCCTTGCGGGGTGGCCGCAACTCTCCTCAGCGTCGACTTTCGAGCGGCTTGCTGAGCATGAATGGCGAAGAGCATCGTCGGAATCGCCGCCTGGTCATGGACGCATTCAGTAAACGGGCAGTACCGCTTTATGCCTCGACGATTGTTAATCTGACAGAAGAACTGCTTTCCAAATGGGAACCCGGTCAGACGGTTGATATCAATCACGAAATGACAGAGTTCATGCTGCGTGTGACTTCGTCGATTCTGTTTGGTGTCGACAATCCGGAAATGGCCTACCGGATTGGTCGTATGACGGATCAGTGGGTTCGTATGAATCATGAAGCCGGGATTGGAGCGATGATTTCCAGCCCGGAAACAGCCGAGCGCTACAATGAACTCCTGGGTTTTGCTGCCGAATTAGATGCCGAAATTGCGGCGATGATTGATCTCCGTCGCCATAAAAAGACCTCCAGCCATGATGCACTCTCGATGTTACTGGCGGCTCATGACGGCGAAGGCTCCATCACCGATGAGCAGTTGATTGGCCATACAGCCTTGTTGTTTGCCGCTTCCCATTTAACGACAGCCCACACGTTTGCCTGGACGATTTTTCTGCTTTCGCAACATCCTCGGGTCATGACAGACCTTCATCGCGAACTGGAAACGTTAGAAGGTGCCGCTCCTCTTGGGGCAGCACTTGATCGACTCGACCTGACAGAGCGGGTGATTAAAGAAAGCATGCGGTGCCTGCCCGCTTCTGCCTATTCCCAAAGGTTCTCGACCTGCCAGCAGAAGCTCGGAAATCTGGAACTCTGCACGGGTGAGACAGTCATTTTCAGTCAGTTTATGACTCATCATCGAAGTGATCTGTATGTCGATCCCTACGCATTTCAGCCAGATCGCTGGAAGACCATCAGTCCGAGTCCCTACGCTTATCTTCCTTTTGGTGCCGGTCCAAGAATGTGTATCGGGGCCGCACTCGGCATGCTGATACTCAAAACCGTCATGCCCATGCTCTTGTCGCGATTCAAATTCCAGCTTCAGCCCTATGCGGAAATCAGCGGGAAAGTTATTTCGACAATGCTCGGGCCGATTACACCAGTCCCCATGACTATTGAAGCACAGGACGGAAAGTTTGAATCTGTCCCCGTGCGTGGAAACATTGGTGAACTGGTCGATCTCAATGACTATGCATCAAACCAGAGTCAGGCTGCGTAG
- a CDS encoding dicarboxylate/amino acid:cation symporter, with product MTSPAESVNAAKPEHHSESGSHWRILIGLLVGIVAGLLLYYATLVLVPAADRAAPNLFQSRVLFWSQAAVYWAEGFGKLFLRLMFMIVLPLVFSALTLAVVEIGDLKKLGSMGLRTLGFTAILSVSAVLIGLTLVNTFQPGKAISEEQRIALSEKYSTDAEKRVKQSQQTKPIRDVLIDLFPENPLQEMVGAVDGSSKGDGMLAVMVFALVCGMAFTTNPQQAAGFIGWLEGLQLVSSVVINFAMKLAPVGAGCLVFAITSTLGFDILRVLASFVLTALAGLALHLFVTYSIVLIVFARMSPVTFFRGSAEALLTAFGTSSSSATLPTAMRVATDDLGFPPRVSNFVLTVGATGNQNGTALFEGVVVLFLAQVMGVELSLAQQIQVVMMSVLAGIGTAGVPGGSLPLIVVVMQSVGIPGSAIGIIMGVDRILDMSRTTVNVAGDLVIAACVTESERKIEARNLLASQRLEKPATSVATTKPEDEASPS from the coding sequence TTGACGTCTCCCGCAGAGTCCGTGAATGCTGCCAAACCGGAACACCACTCAGAAAGCGGATCCCATTGGCGGATTCTGATTGGGTTATTGGTCGGGATTGTGGCAGGATTGCTGCTCTACTACGCAACACTGGTTCTGGTTCCCGCTGCCGATCGAGCCGCCCCTAACCTGTTTCAATCGAGAGTGCTGTTCTGGAGCCAGGCGGCTGTCTATTGGGCCGAAGGTTTCGGGAAACTCTTTCTCCGCCTGATGTTCATGATTGTGCTCCCGCTGGTCTTCTCGGCCCTGACTCTCGCCGTTGTGGAAATTGGCGATCTGAAAAAGCTGGGTAGTATGGGGCTGAGGACACTCGGATTTACTGCCATTCTTTCGGTCTCAGCAGTGCTGATTGGCCTGACTCTGGTCAACACATTCCAACCTGGCAAAGCCATCAGCGAAGAGCAGAGAATCGCACTCTCTGAGAAGTACTCGACAGATGCTGAGAAGCGAGTGAAGCAATCTCAGCAGACCAAGCCCATCCGTGATGTCCTGATTGACCTGTTTCCAGAAAATCCACTTCAGGAAATGGTGGGGGCTGTGGATGGTTCGTCCAAAGGGGACGGCATGCTGGCCGTCATGGTGTTTGCACTCGTTTGTGGTATGGCCTTTACGACCAATCCCCAACAGGCAGCAGGATTTATCGGCTGGCTCGAAGGGCTTCAACTGGTCAGTTCGGTCGTCATCAATTTTGCCATGAAGCTGGCTCCTGTCGGTGCAGGATGCCTGGTCTTTGCGATCACCTCGACTTTAGGTTTCGACATCCTCCGAGTGCTGGCCAGTTTTGTGCTGACAGCACTCGCTGGTCTGGCTCTGCATCTTTTTGTGACATATTCGATTGTGCTGATTGTCTTTGCCCGCATGTCACCAGTGACGTTTTTTCGAGGCTCAGCAGAAGCTTTATTGACAGCTTTCGGAACATCTTCCTCCAGTGCCACTTTACCAACGGCCATGCGAGTCGCGACCGATGATCTGGGTTTTCCTCCGCGAGTGTCGAACTTCGTGCTGACCGTGGGGGCCACAGGAAACCAGAATGGAACCGCACTTTTTGAAGGGGTCGTCGTCTTGTTTCTGGCCCAGGTGATGGGTGTGGAACTCAGCCTGGCACAGCAGATTCAAGTCGTCATGATGTCGGTCCTTGCCGGAATTGGTACCGCGGGTGTTCCCGGCGGTTCGCTCCCTTTAATTGTGGTGGTCATGCAATCGGTCGGCATCCCGGGCTCGGCGATTGGCATTATCATGGGTGTCGATCGAATTCTCGATATGTCCCGCACGACAGTGAACGTTGCTGGCGACCTCGTCATCGCCGCCTGTGTGACAGAATCCGAACGAAAAATCGAGGCTCGGAATCTGCTCGCTTCTCAACGGCTGGAAAAGCCAGCGACAAGCGTTGCCACAACGAAGCCTGAAGACGAAGCGAGCCCCTCTTGA
- the pheT gene encoding phenylalanine--tRNA ligase subunit beta — MLVNLDWLKDYVNISLSPEELGDRLTHAGLNLEFIEQRDSQTVIDLEVTSNRPDCLGHLGVAREIAAITKQGMCQPEIKLQECADKAADHIQISIEDQQFCPVYVARVIRGVKVGPSPAWLVDRLKSLGIATINNVVDATNYVMFECAQPLHAFDFQKLAGSQVTVRKARDGETIKAIDQREYRLTSTMGVIADQRGPVAVAGVMGGFESEISHETTTILLESASFNSLSVRNTSRSLELFSPSSYRFERALDQHGVAWANARCASLIQELAGGEVLSGEVIAGELASAFGKPIELRFSRIPEILGIEVPSTEVSQILQLLGCQISSSTPQTITVLAPSFRRDLVREIDLIEEVARIYGYENIPENVPVPLCSSRKTTADRVAEKVRRTLVGSGFFEAMTVAFTSESQQNWFAPRSVTTSLMVDHSRRRNENLLRQSLVPSLLNVRRENIRRGNHDAHLFEIARVYLGSEITADCAQQPAVLGCVSGLPFLDLKGILAAVAMACRSDIRLETTESSLESFAPYRGAELWLNGKRWGWCGELHPEIVQHAGMKDQVTVAEVDMGLLEALFQAAPQFRAIPQYQSMIRDLNFSLAEEVQWIDLEKTIQLAAGPLLEAVRFSGQYRGKQLGEGQKSYLATLVYRSFERTLTSEEVDEIQKNVMNSCLEHHGAVVRS; from the coding sequence ATGCTGGTGAATCTGGATTGGCTCAAAGACTACGTGAATATCAGCCTTTCACCTGAAGAACTCGGGGATCGCCTGACACATGCCGGGCTTAACCTCGAGTTTATTGAGCAGCGTGATTCTCAGACGGTGATCGATCTGGAAGTCACCAGCAATCGGCCCGATTGCCTGGGACACCTCGGTGTGGCTCGTGAAATTGCGGCCATTACCAAGCAAGGGATGTGCCAGCCCGAAATCAAGCTGCAAGAATGTGCTGATAAAGCCGCCGACCACATTCAAATCTCGATCGAGGATCAACAGTTTTGCCCCGTCTACGTCGCCCGTGTGATTCGTGGCGTCAAAGTCGGGCCCAGTCCGGCATGGCTGGTTGATCGTTTGAAAAGTCTCGGGATCGCCACCATTAACAACGTGGTCGATGCCACAAACTATGTGATGTTCGAGTGTGCCCAGCCTTTGCATGCCTTCGATTTCCAGAAACTGGCTGGTTCACAAGTGACCGTCCGCAAGGCTCGCGACGGTGAAACGATTAAAGCCATCGATCAGCGCGAGTACCGGCTGACTTCCACAATGGGTGTGATTGCCGACCAGCGAGGCCCCGTTGCTGTGGCAGGGGTCATGGGTGGCTTTGAGAGCGAAATATCTCACGAAACGACGACAATCCTGCTGGAATCCGCCAGTTTCAACTCTTTGAGCGTGCGAAACACCTCTCGCTCTCTCGAACTTTTCAGCCCTTCGTCCTATCGATTTGAAAGAGCACTTGATCAGCATGGGGTTGCCTGGGCGAATGCTCGCTGCGCTTCGCTGATCCAGGAGCTGGCGGGTGGCGAAGTTCTTTCTGGAGAAGTCATTGCGGGTGAACTTGCCTCTGCATTTGGAAAGCCGATTGAGCTGAGATTCTCCCGTATTCCCGAAATTCTAGGGATCGAAGTTCCATCCACGGAAGTTTCGCAAATTCTGCAGCTTCTGGGTTGCCAGATCAGTTCCAGTACGCCCCAGACAATCACTGTGCTGGCGCCGTCGTTCCGCCGGGACTTAGTTCGGGAAATTGATCTGATTGAAGAAGTGGCCCGGATTTACGGGTACGAAAACATCCCCGAAAATGTGCCTGTGCCCCTCTGCTCCAGCCGTAAAACGACAGCAGATCGAGTGGCAGAGAAGGTTCGTCGCACATTGGTGGGATCTGGTTTTTTCGAGGCCATGACAGTAGCCTTCACCAGCGAATCTCAGCAGAACTGGTTTGCTCCCCGGAGTGTGACAACCTCATTAATGGTCGATCACTCGCGGCGGCGCAACGAGAATTTATTGCGGCAAAGTCTCGTCCCCTCGCTCCTCAACGTCCGGCGGGAGAATATCCGCCGTGGAAATCATGACGCGCATCTCTTCGAAATTGCCCGTGTCTATCTGGGAAGCGAAATCACTGCGGATTGTGCTCAGCAACCCGCAGTTTTAGGCTGTGTCAGTGGTCTGCCATTTCTGGATCTCAAGGGGATTCTGGCAGCAGTCGCTATGGCCTGCCGATCAGATATTCGCCTGGAGACAACCGAATCCTCACTTGAGTCATTTGCCCCTTATCGAGGTGCTGAACTGTGGCTGAATGGTAAGCGATGGGGCTGGTGCGGAGAGCTGCATCCGGAGATTGTCCAGCACGCAGGCATGAAAGATCAGGTGACTGTTGCAGAAGTCGATATGGGACTTTTGGAGGCACTGTTTCAGGCAGCTCCGCAGTTCCGTGCGATTCCGCAGTATCAGTCCATGATTCGCGATCTGAATTTTTCACTGGCTGAAGAAGTCCAATGGATTGATCTTGAAAAGACCATCCAGCTGGCAGCTGGGCCACTGTTGGAAGCCGTCCGCTTCAGCGGTCAATACCGTGGTAAACAACTGGGAGAAGGACAAAAGTCCTATCTGGCAACACTGGTCTATCGCTCTTTTGAACGGACATTAACCAGTGAAGAGGTCGATGAAATCCAGAAGAACGTGATGAATTCCTGTCTGGAGCACCACGGTGCTGTAGTTCGCTCTTAA